In Akkermansia muciniphila ATCC BAA-835, the genomic stretch CACGCGCCAGACGCGGGCCAGGAAGCGGGAAATGCCTTCCACACCTTTGGTTGCCCAAGGTTTCACGTCCTTGAGAGGGCCCATGAACATTTCATATAACCGCAGGGAGTCCGCGCCATATTCGCGGACGATGTCGTCCGGATTGACGACGTTGCCGCGGGATTTGGACATTTTCTGGCCGTCTTCCCCTAGGATGAGCCCCTGGTTGACGAGTTTTTGGAAGGGTTCATTGGTGCTGAGGTAGCCCAGGTCAAAGAGCACCTTGTGCCAGAAGCGGGCATAGAGAAGGTGGAGCACGGCGTGTTCCGTGCCGCCCACGTACAGGTCCACGCCTCCGGGGGAGCCGGCGGAGCCCATCCAGTATTGTTCCGCTTCCCGGCTGACGAAGCGTTCCGTGTTGGCCGGATCCAGGTAACGCAGGTAGTACCAGCAGGAGCCGGCCCATTGGGGCATGGTGTTTGTTTCCCGGTGGGCTGTGGGCGTGTAGGCTATCCATTCCGCAGCCTTGACCAGCGGGCCGCGGGGGTCTCCCGTGGGGGCGAAGTCGTCCAGATCCGGCTGGAGTACGGGGAGTTCGCTTTCCGGCAGGGCGCGGTGGCGACCGTCTTCCCATACGATGGGGAATGGTTCCCCCCAGTAACGCTGGCGGGAGAAGAGCCAGTCGCGCAGCTTGTAGTTTACTTTGCGGCGTCCCTTGCCGTTTTCTTCCAGCCAGAGGATCATTTTTTCCTTGGCTTCCGGAGTAGGCAGCCCGGTCAGGAAGCCGGAGTTCACGCTGGAACCTTCATAACCGCAGAAGCCGCGCCAGTCCGTGTCTTCACTGGGCGGCTGAACTACCTGGAGTATGGGCAGGCCGAAGACCTGGGCAAAGGCGAAGTCGCGTTCGTCATGGGCGGGGACGGCCATGATGGCTCCGGTTCCGTAACCCATCAGCACATAGTCCGCGATCCAGACGGGAATTTGTTTTCCATTGACCGGATTGACGGCATAGGCTCCGGTGAAGACCCCTGTTTTTTCCTTGGAGAGGTCCGTGCGTTCCAGGTCGCTTTTGGAGGCGCACTGGGCGCGGTATTGTTCCACAGCATGTTTCTGTTCCGGCGTGGTGACGGTATCTACCAGAGGGTGCTCCGGGGAAAGAACCATGTAGGTGGCTCCAAAGAGGGTGTCCGGCCTGGTGGTGTAAACAGTGATCGTTTCTCCGTCCAAGGTGAAGTCCACTTCCGCACCTTCCGATTTGCCTATCCAGTTGCGCTGAAGCAGTTTAATGGATTCCGGCCAGTCCAGGGGCTCCAGCTCGTCAATGAGGCGTTCCGCGTAGTCCGTGATGCGCAGCATCCACTGGCGCAGGGGGCGGCGTTCCACGCGGTGTCCCTTGGATTTCCATTCCTCCACTTCCTCATTGGCAAGGACGGTCCCCAGGTCCGGGGACCAGTTGACGGCAGCTTCCGCTACGTAGGCCAGCCGGCGCTGGTCGATTTCTTCCCGGCTCAATCCCTGTTCCTCCAGTTCGGAAACGGGGCGCGCCTTTTTCAGTTCCTTGTTGTAGTAGGAGTTGTAAAGCTGGAGGAATATCCACTGGGTCCAACGGACGTATTCATGGTCCGTTGTTGCTATTTCCCGGTCCCAGTCGTAAGAGAACCCCAGCATTTTGAGCTGGCGGCGGAAGTTGTCTATATTCCGGAAGGTAGTGACGGAGGGGTGCTGTCCGGTTTTAATGGCGTATTGTTCCGCCGGAAGGCCGAAGGAGTCCCACCCCATGGGATGGAGCACGTTGAAGCCGTTCATGCGTTTGAAACGCGCTACAATGTCCGTGGCGGTGTACCCTTCCGGATGGCCCACATGCAGGCCCGCCCCGCTGGGGTAGGGGAACATGTCCAGCACGTAGTATTTGGGTTTGGACGCATCAAAGCCCTCTTCTCCGGGGTTATTTACTTTAAAGGTTTTCCTCTCGTCCCAGATCTGTTGCCATTTAGGTTCAAAAACGTCAAAGGGATATGGTTTCTTGCGCTCGGACATGACGGGAGGGAATGTATACTCCGCCCGCGGGTCAATCAAGCCTAAACCCGGCGGAGTGCAGGCGCTTCCAATGCTCCTGGGGCATGATGCCGTTTTTCGGAAAAAAGGGGAAAGGTAAGAAGACGTTTGCGCGTATTTTTTAACTGAAAGGTTTTTGTTGATTGCAACCATGAAGTTTACTTCCTGTATTATGTCCGCCGTTTGCGGAGTATTGTTCCTGTTTGCCGGGGCATCCGCTCTGGGCAATGGTTCCAACACTGTTTCCGGAAAGAAGCCCAATATCATCGTTTTCCTGGTAGATGACATGGGATGGCAGGATACTTCCCACCCGTTCTGGTCCGACAGCCAGGGCAACCCGAAGAAAACCTTTTTGAACAGGCGCTACCGGACGCCGAATATGGAGAAGCTGGCTTCCCAGGGCATGACGTTTACGGATGCATATGCCCATCCCCTTTGCACTCCTTCCCGGGTGAGCCTGATGTCCGGCATGAATCCGGCGCGGCACCGCGTGACCTGCTGGGTACGGGAACAGAACGGAACGACGGACGCCAACAGCAGGAGCCTCCTGCCTCCGGACTGGGCGTTGAACGGCCTTCAGCCTATAGGCACTCCCGCCAGGGGAACGACAAAACGCCCCATTTCCGGGGAGGATATGCGCTATCACATGACGCGTCCTTTTGCCACGGCGGCTACACTGCCGGAGATGCTGAAGAAGTGCGGTTATGTTACCGTCCATTGCGGGAAGGCCCATTTCGGCACGCAGGGAACTCCGGGTTCCAATCCGTTGAATATGGGATTTGATTATAATATCGCAGGTACGGAGATCGGCCATCCGGCGGATTACCGCGGTTCCAGGCATTACGGAAAGGGGTTTAACCATGTGCGCGGACTGGATGAGAATAATTATTACCAGGACGATGTATTTTTGACGGAGGCCCTGACGCGGGAGGCCATTAAACGCCTGGAAGCCATCAGGACCAATCCCAGGGAGGCTGGCAAGCCCTTTTATCTGTACATGGCCCATTACGCTTTGCATTCTCCGCTGGATGAGCGCGCTTACGACAAGAGGTTTGCGGATGCCTACAAAAACCCGGAGGACGGCCACAAGTGGTCCCGGACGGAGAAACATTATTCCGGGCTGATCGAGGGGATGGACAAAAGCCTGGGGGATATCATGAAGTATCTCAGGGAACATCATCTGGAAAAAAATACCGTACTGGTGTTTATGTCGGATAACGGAGGCCTGGCCATCTCCGGCAGACTGGGCAATGAAGAGGCCAATTACCCTCTTTCCTTCGGCAAGGGGTCATGCATGGAAGGCGGTATCCGGGAGCCTATGATTGTTTCCTGGCCGGGCGTGACGAAGGGCGGTTCAAGGTGTGCCGTTCCGGTGGTTATTGACGATTTTTTCCCAACTCTTCTGGATATCGCCGGATGCCGGAACGTAGAAGTTCCGCAGAAGCTTGACGGCTTAAGCCTGGTTCCTTTGCTCAAAGGCGGCCGGTTTCCTGAAGACCGCCCCCTTTTGTTCCACCAGCCGAATAATTGGGGGGAAGGCAGCCGGCAGGCGCCTCAGTATACTTCTTCCACCGCATTGCGCCAGGGGGATTGGAAATTGATTTACCGCCACCTGACCCAGAGCTTTGAGCTGTACCATTTAAGGAAAGATATCGGCGAGAAGGAAAACCTGGCTTCCAGGGAGCCGCGGAAAACCAGGGAAATGGCTGTTGTCATGGGCAGGTTGCTCCGGGAGAGGAAAGCGCAGATGCCAACCTATAAGAAGGACAATGAGCTGGGCGCTCCTGCCGGGAGTTCCGTTCCGTGGCCCGACCAGGTGAAGGGGAATGGTTTTTGATGATCCGCAATAACGTTTTTCCAAAGTTTTTTCATAACCCCCGGCAGGATTCACATCCCGCCGGGCGGACCGGGTCGAGGCTGGGGTGCCCTCACTTCTTTTTCCAGTAGTTTTTTCTGTCCGGTATAGGAATGGTGTGTGTTTTCTTTTCCGGATGCAGGATCATCGTTTTTCGTGAATGAAGGCCTCAGCTTTTTTCGGAGCAAGGGGAGGAATGAGCAAGGGAACTGGTTCGGGAGGGATAAAAAACGCCCCGACGGATATGGCGTCGGGGCGTGACAGAGGTTAAATAACGAAGTTCCCTGAAAGGGAGGGTTTAAAAATCGTCGGTGACAGCGGCATCATCCGTTGTCGTGGTATCTTCGCTTTCAGCAGCGCTGTCCGCAGAGGGCTCCTCTTCCGTTCCGGCAGTATCGTCGGCAGGAGTTTCTTCCGTAGCGCCTGGTTCAGAAACGGACGTTGCTGCGGATTTGGCAGCGGGCACTGCGGACGGAGCAGCTCCCTTGGGCGGAACAACGACTTTCATGGCCGGAGGGGCGGGAACGGGAGTTTCCAGACCGTCAGCCTTGCGGGTGCTGACGCGGAGTCCGTCAGCATAAGCCAGGTTTTTCAGGATGGCATAGCCCAGGGCGGGAGCCCGGTCCGTCGTGTTGACCAGCATCTTGAAGTGGTTGTTGACGGACATCTTGCGGGCGTCCTTGCCATTGCGGAAGGGAATGATGCCTGTCATGTTGCCGTCATTGTCAATGCAGATCGCCCAGAAAGAGCGGTCTACCTGGATGAAGTACTGCGGGCGGATGTAGTCCATCGTTTTCCATTCAGCGCCCTTGATGTATTCCTCCATGGCGCGGCGCGCATTGGCCGGCATGCTGCCCCAGTCAGCGTAAACCCGGGAGGTCAGCGTTTCACGGCCATTGTAGCCGTGCACGGATACGTGCTGGGCAGTAGCAAATTGACGGGCATAGCTCTCGGGAGAGGCAGGTTGGCAAGAGCTGGTGAAGAGCGCTGCTCCGGCGGTCAGGATGCAGGCTGCTGCAGTAGTGAAGGGATGAATGTTAGTCATGGCAATCGCAATGGTTACGTTATAAAAGAGGAAAATACATCCCATTTCAAGGAAAAGAATGCAGGAGGTACCGTTTTGTGCCGTTTTTTGACGTTTCCGTTTGATGCGGGGGGCTGGCGGGAGTGGGGAAGGCGTTCTCATGCCCGTCTCGCAGGTATGATGGTAAATTACTAAAATTTTTCTCGCAAATCGTTCTGAATCGCTTAGGTTGTCGTTGCTTTATGTCCGCCTTTATCATCAGCCTGCCGGCCCTGGAACGCAACGCTCTTATCCTGAGGGATGTGGCGGATGCCGCAGGGTGCCGCATCGCTCTGGCGCTGAAGGGGTTTTCCTGCTGGCCCTGTTTTGAGGCCCTGTCCCCCTGGCTGGACGGCTGCTGCGCTTCCGGCCTGTGGGAGGCGCGGCTGGCCCGGCGCAGGTTCGGGAAGCATGTGCTGACTTATTCTCCCGGCCATGCCCCGGAGGAAATAGCGGAGCTGGCGGAGATTTCCAGCCATCTTGATTTTAACAGCCTGACGCAGTGGAGCCGTTTCCGGGAGGAAGTGATGCGGCATCCCCGCTTTGTTTCCGGTGAATTGAAATGCGGCTTGCGCGTCAATCCCCAATGTTCCACCGGGCATACGCCCATATATGACCCCTGTGCCCCCGGTTCCCGCCTGGGCGTGACGCCGGACATGATGCAGGGGGCGGACCTGTCCGGCATTTCCGGTCTTCATTTCCATACTTTATGCGAACAGGGAGCGGATGACCTGGCGGTAACGATGGAGGCGGTGGAACGCCACTTCGGCCATCTTCTGAGCCGCCCGGAGATTTCCTGGCTGAATATGGGAGGAGGTCATTGGATTACCAAACCCGACTATGACCGGAAGCTGCTGGCGGCACTTATCCGCCGCATCCGCGAACGCTACGGTGTGGAGGTATGGCTGGAACCGGGAGAGGCCGCTGCCATTCATACCGGGGTGCTGCGGTGCCGGGTGCTGGACCTTTTTTCCGCGGAGGGGGTGAATCATGCCATTCTGGATGTTTCCGCATCCGCCCACATGCCGGATACGCTGGAAATGCCTTATCGGCCGGATGTGTTCCAGATTGCAGGAGACGCTTCCCTCCGTTCCGCGCAGCAGCCCGCCGTACGGTTGGAAGGGGAGAGCTATGCGCTGGCGGGGAAGGCCGGGGAAAAAGCTTATACGTACCGGCTGGGCGCCCCCACGTGCCTGGCGGGAGACCGGCTTGGAGATTATTCCTTCGCGGAGCCCCTGGCGGTAGGTGACGAACTTGTGTTTGACGATATGGCGCATTATACGATGGTGAAGACTACGTTTTTCAATGGCGTGCGCCATCCGGACATCGCCGTTCAGAGAAAAGACGGTTCCGTGGAGACGGTGCGCCGTTTTTCCTATGAAGATTTTGAGGCCCGCCTGGGCTAGAATATTTGACCAGACAGATTGACATGGCAGCAGCTAAAGAAGGCATCAAGCAGAAAGTCCGCGGGTGGAGTCACCATGATTCCGCAGATTTGTACGGCATTGACGATTGGGGGAACGGTTATTTTCGCATCAGCAAAAAGGGAGAGGTTACCGTACGCCTGAATGACGAGGATGGAGGAAAGAAGGATGTCAGCCTGTGCGATTTGCTGGAGGGGCTGAAGGAGCGTGGGACTACCGTTCCCGTTCTGTTCCGGTTCCGGGATTTGCTGCGCAGCCGTATTGCGGAGCTGAACGACAGTTTCCGGAAAGCAATCAAGGAGGCGGGGTACCAGGGTAAGTACCAGGGCGTTTACCCAATCAAGGTGAACCAGCAGCGCCAGGTGGTGGAGGAGATTGCGGAGTTCGGCACCAAGTATGATTATGGTCTGGAGGCCGGTTCCAAGCCGGAGCTGATAGCCGCCATGGCCCATATGCACAATCCGAATGCCTATCTGATTTGCAACGGGTACAAGGATGACGAGTTTATTGACCTGGCGTTGACGGCCCAGAAGATGGGGCTGAATATTTTTATCGTGCTGGAAATGCCTTCCGAGCTGGACGTTATTCTGGAGCGCGCCAGAAGGATGGATATCCGCCCTAATCTGGGCGTGCGCGTCAAGCTGGCGGCCAAGGGGTCCGGATTATGGCAGGAATCCGCGGGGGATAAGTCCGTTTTCGGGCTGAACGCAGCCCAGGTGGTGGATGTGGTGGATAAGCTGAAGCAGGTGGATGCGCTGGACTGCCTGAAGCTGCTCCATTATCATCAGGGGTCCCAGATTCCAAATATTTCCGTGGTGCGCGAGGGGCTGACGGAGGCGGTCCGCATTTACGTGGACCTGGTGAAGGAGGGCGC encodes the following:
- the leuS gene encoding leucine--tRNA ligase encodes the protein MSERKKPYPFDVFEPKWQQIWDERKTFKVNNPGEEGFDASKPKYYVLDMFPYPSGAGLHVGHPEGYTATDIVARFKRMNGFNVLHPMGWDSFGLPAEQYAIKTGQHPSVTTFRNIDNFRRQLKMLGFSYDWDREIATTDHEYVRWTQWIFLQLYNSYYNKELKKARPVSELEEQGLSREEIDQRRLAYVAEAAVNWSPDLGTVLANEEVEEWKSKGHRVERRPLRQWMLRITDYAERLIDELEPLDWPESIKLLQRNWIGKSEGAEVDFTLDGETITVYTTRPDTLFGATYMVLSPEHPLVDTVTTPEQKHAVEQYRAQCASKSDLERTDLSKEKTGVFTGAYAVNPVNGKQIPVWIADYVLMGYGTGAIMAVPAHDERDFAFAQVFGLPILQVVQPPSEDTDWRGFCGYEGSSVNSGFLTGLPTPEAKEKMILWLEENGKGRRKVNYKLRDWLFSRQRYWGEPFPIVWEDGRHRALPESELPVLQPDLDDFAPTGDPRGPLVKAAEWIAYTPTAHRETNTMPQWAGSCWYYLRYLDPANTERFVSREAEQYWMGSAGSPGGVDLYVGGTEHAVLHLLYARFWHKVLFDLGYLSTNEPFQKLVNQGLILGEDGQKMSKSRGNVVNPDDIVREYGADSLRLYEMFMGPLKDVKPWATKGVEGISRFLARVWRVAFRENQEGEWEINSKLVENAPEAGVLAVRKELHKTIKKVTEDINGMSFNTAIAKMMECTNAMTSADVVDVQDYDAFLTLLNPFAPHLTEEIHSRLQTAFPALAQTQLCQKSWPEWEEALLEENTVPMVIQVNGKLRDKLEVPKDISREELEKQALASAKVKTFLDGVTVRKVIVVPGRLVNIVAN
- a CDS encoding sulfatase — protein: MKFTSCIMSAVCGVLFLFAGASALGNGSNTVSGKKPNIIVFLVDDMGWQDTSHPFWSDSQGNPKKTFLNRRYRTPNMEKLASQGMTFTDAYAHPLCTPSRVSLMSGMNPARHRVTCWVREQNGTTDANSRSLLPPDWALNGLQPIGTPARGTTKRPISGEDMRYHMTRPFATAATLPEMLKKCGYVTVHCGKAHFGTQGTPGSNPLNMGFDYNIAGTEIGHPADYRGSRHYGKGFNHVRGLDENNYYQDDVFLTEALTREAIKRLEAIRTNPREAGKPFYLYMAHYALHSPLDERAYDKRFADAYKNPEDGHKWSRTEKHYSGLIEGMDKSLGDIMKYLREHHLEKNTVLVFMSDNGGLAISGRLGNEEANYPLSFGKGSCMEGGIREPMIVSWPGVTKGGSRCAVPVVIDDFFPTLLDIAGCRNVEVPQKLDGLSLVPLLKGGRFPEDRPLLFHQPNNWGEGSRQAPQYTSSTALRQGDWKLIYRHLTQSFELYHLRKDIGEKENLASREPRKTREMAVVMGRLLRERKAQMPTYKKDNELGAPAGSSVPWPDQVKGNGF
- the nspC gene encoding carboxynorspermidine decarboxylase, producing the protein MSAFIISLPALERNALILRDVADAAGCRIALALKGFSCWPCFEALSPWLDGCCASGLWEARLARRRFGKHVLTYSPGHAPEEIAELAEISSHLDFNSLTQWSRFREEVMRHPRFVSGELKCGLRVNPQCSTGHTPIYDPCAPGSRLGVTPDMMQGADLSGISGLHFHTLCEQGADDLAVTMEAVERHFGHLLSRPEISWLNMGGGHWITKPDYDRKLLAALIRRIRERYGVEVWLEPGEAAAIHTGVLRCRVLDLFSAEGVNHAILDVSASAHMPDTLEMPYRPDVFQIAGDASLRSAQQPAVRLEGESYALAGKAGEKAYTYRLGAPTCLAGDRLGDYSFAEPLAVGDELVFDDMAHYTMVKTTFFNGVRHPDIAVQRKDGSVETVRRFSYEDFEARLG